A segment of the Gossypium hirsutum isolate 1008001.06 chromosome D10, Gossypium_hirsutum_v2.1, whole genome shotgun sequence genome:
ttgaggttcagggatcaaaattgcaattatcttatgccaaatctcaatcccacttttggtgccttaaatcccagattttgatacccatatctttctaatacccatatctttgactttctataaATATGGATGATTTCTAATATTCACTAACAATATCCCTATTGAGGATCGACccaattaagcaacgaacaagtaaaaaatagtggaagaaattgagaaattgaaacacaaatttaatgtacaaaaacccctccaaagaggataaaaaccacgagcaaatataattttactatgatgacaaaaaaatgaagagtacaaaagatggagacaAAAACTAAatcccaaaacctaaaaacaaaaaactctcaaaacgtaaacataaaattctccaaaagtgttatgagttctaatcttttaatgggtgtatttttctaaggttgtaaaatagcctatttataggctaaattcataggtcaaaaaataataaagtaagcTAGACTAATCAAAGTTCgactaaaacaaataaacaaagtttaactgggagattacctctcaaatttgactaaaatatgagtcatactcaacaatCCCACACAACTTTGAAAAACAAGAAGTATAGCCATCAGGTCTAGGAGCTTTCtctcatttctattcaaacattgAATCCTTAATTTCTTCTTTAGTGACCTGTCTTTATAACTCAGCCTTTACCATTTCAGAAAAAGAACAATTAATAAGTTCCTTCATTAACCTAGCAGGACAACCAATAACATCAAATTTTGGAAAGCTAAAAAGCCCTTTATAGAACTTAATAGCCTCAACTTTTCTCTCTTCAAGAGTTTAAACTTTTCCCCTCATCatccttcaaaattttaatagattgtatattttttttagttgctacCATAGTATGAAAATATTTGGTATTTTGATCACCTTATTGCTCCCATCTAACCCATAATTTTTGTCTACATCCTACGAGGCACTCCAAGTGTCCTTATTACTAACATGTTACCTTCACTAGGATGTTAGATGACTAAAACGTGTCCCACTAATTGATATATTTACATTAGCAACGATACAAAAATAGAGGTGGCAAACTTATTAGTGGGAAGGTCAACCTAATAAGGTTTTCGCCATAACCAAGAATTCGCCATCCGTGAAGTGGAACTCTGTAGTTTTAGTGAAGTTCTACGAAGTACTTCACCATGAAGTTACCAACCTTAACCGGTCCAAGTCTCACAACTTAGGTGATCTTCACTAGTATGATCTCCCAAATCGAACCGGCTCACCAAACCAAGGTGTGACACGACCCGATGTTGCCTTTAGCTACCTATGTAAATTTGATAATAGAAATAATATCAGTTTCACACAAGCACATGAAAAATACACCAATTTAACATAATTTGtactttattcattttagtccctatatttgaAGTGCTCACATCTTTCATTATTTAGCATCTTATCAAAATCCAATTTTATATTCTTTCTTCAAGGACCACAAGCTTTCAATCTATAACGTAATTTtctaataactttcaatttattcaatttagtctctaatataaaaaattaaatatataactaaACCTTTAAATATAAGCTCATTTCAATGTCGTTTAATACAAtcttaataaaatctaaatttaataattaaaatctaaCCCTTTTCAAGTTCAAATTCATCAAACCTTTATAATGGTAACTTAACATACGCttgataatttcaaaatttaagctaTGAGCTAACTTAATCaaacttaattaattacaattcTATTCAACCTTAGTCCAATGAATAAACGATCAAGGttctttttttgtgtgtgtgtgtgtaaggGCGGAAAAAACTAAGGGAAGATGATGGCTTTCATCTCTTTCCCAATAACTTGTTATTTATAGTTAGATTAagcaactaattaaatttaattaacttaattaaatggttataatatataattaactcttctaattaaaaaataagtggatgaatcatcatactctATTATCCATGTTATACaaatggttaaataaccatttGACCCTTGGTTGAATTGCTAATTTAGTCTTCTGacattttctaatttaaaatttggtaGCGattacacttttacaatttagtctttgtactataATTAACCGTTTTCTCGATTCAATTACTTGACTGTCCAATATTatactttcaatttaaaattcactaattctTCTTTTTATAATTTCACTGATTCGGTTTATGAATTTTGACTTCGAAATCGCATTTTTTGGCACCGATTAAAATCAGGTCGTTGCATTACATGAGTAATTACACTCAAATCCAATTACCCTATAACTTTCCAAATACTCATACATGAtacaactttttaaaaattttatacaattttattttgtttagtttcaTGGTTGTTCACATTTTTCATGGTTCTTTTTTGTTCAGTCTGTTTTCTTTGAAAGCAGATGtggttttattttacttttaatttttagttatgttCTGGTATATATGTGAGATTTGTTGCCGCTAGATCTATTAAGAATCATTCTTGAAAGGTTATATCATGATAAATTATAGTGATATGGTGATAGATTCGAGATGATGAGGAGGAGGATAGGTCATATAAGACTTTGACTTTTGTGCATCACTGGTTTCTTAGGACTTTTGACAGTTTTTTTCTTGGTTGATCGGTGTTTATTGCCAAGTTAATTTGATGATAGTAAGGTTAGAAGCAAATTTCAATAATTTGACCAAGTGGGTACATATCTAATTTATTTCAGAATTATTCTAGGATTGGAGGTATTATGGTTACTAACTTACTATCAATttgtctttctttcttttttttttttttggagatcaTTACGCAGACATGTATGCATTAAtttgttctttatattttattatttatggtttctattaataatagtattttaaaaaaattaaattaaagaaaggttACTATTTTTGAGATGATCTTATTTTTGGGaatttaagtttcaaatttaaacatatacaaATAAGACAAACCAGAGACAATTTAAATGGTGAAGTTGATAGTCTGTTCGAAAACTAGTTTAAGCAGCTTGAGAAAACATCTTCCTGACAAGAAAAGAAGTGAAATGATTCTGTTGTGAATTCTGATGGTGAACTGAGCACAGTTTCTTTTAAACAATTGATAAATCATTGACTTGAAACTGATTACAAGCTTTTTTGCtgttaaatatgatatttattggtTTTAGTCCGATTAGAAAGGTTTCGTTGCATCTATTTTGAAATATACCTCATAGGTCGGGTTATTCATCCAAGGTTGAAAAGTCAGttcgaaatttgagaaaatttgagtaaaaatattaagCCTAAAAAATGGACTTTGGCAAAAAATTAGGTCTGTTTAAAATATGGATCAGGCTGAATATTCAAGGCTCAAGCTCTATTCGGaccgtttttaagtttataatgttttatattatgttatttttatatactatgtaatttagaacacattaaaaaaaactatactaaatatataCTACCActttaatgtaaacattaaaataaagttaagataactatctaaaaattttaaataaataaaaatgtataaatttattaaatattaaattaatatgatataaatattttttaattaaataataataataatatgggcAGGCCTAAAATGAGCTTAAGTTAATCTTTTGCAAATATGGGTGGGTTTTGGCAAAATTTTAAACCTAAATTTCAGGTCGATCGAGTTGGGCTTAAGcaaacataaaatatgttaatatcatgcttaagcCCGACCTGAACCCAATCCGACCTGTCTCATGAACACTTCTACTTTGAATATGTTTGGATTTGCAGCCTATCACAgtgaattaaatatatatgtGGTTTATCACGTGAATGCCACGTCAACATCTACTAACCATGTTATGAAGAAGTTAATGAAAAGgttaacttttccatccatatttgggtattttgacaaatgataaaaattcaaggccataaacttgaaaaaaaagtaaaatgattttttttagataaaaatgctgaaatttagaataaaaatactaatatgACATTAAACTATTGAAAAAAGATAATATACATGTTTCATACAATactttctcatatatatatattagaaagtTGTTAAGTTTTggcaaggaaagaaagaaagtatTTGTGGAGTAGTGATTTATAACATAAACCCCTTcatctttttttatataattttcaatgGTGTtcttcaaatcatattttcataataagtctttttaatttattaatattcaacaattcaatttaaaattatatttttcatattcaattttacaatttacaaATTATTCGGTGGtcacaatatttaaatttaataattaataattagaaAATATACATAAAACTAGAATATCACGTACAAtctgatatttatattttaaaaattatttatttaaattcaatatgtttttaatattatcaatCAAATGTTATGATATGAATGAAGACAAGATAAAAGGCCCTTATAAGTTCACAAGCAACTAGCTCAACAAATACTGAACCAAAGCTCATATAGAAAACATGCCTAACTCCAAACCAAACATTATTGATGATGAGCTTGAATAAGCTCCTACCCACTCTCAcgcttcttcttccttcacttttacttcttcttcttcaattgcCTCAACCTTTGGCTTcacttttatttcttctttcagGCTTTGTATCTCCACCTCCTCTACTCGTTTATCATCAACCTTCCTTTCAAGCTCCTTAATTCGTCTCTCAAATTCATCCTTTTCTGTCTGACATAGTAAGTAAAAAACGGTAAGATACAAAGTTGGTAGAACTTATCTGACTGGAAATATACCTGATGCTCTTGCGCCAATATCGACATTCTTTCATCCGCCTCCAAGAGAGCCATCTCATTCTACACAGGAAAAGGGGTGAAATCAAACCCTAATATGCCAAATTCAAACCCCAAATAATGCATTAACCTTAAGCTTATTTTACCATCATCTTGTTATGCCGAAGATTTATAATCTCAGACATTAATAGAAGcttctctatttttcttctcTTATGAGGAAAACAATGACCCATACTCTCTTGCTCCATGGTAAACATGTCATCAGCCATCTGCTTTATCCTTTCCATCTCTACACATATTATTTATACCATAAGCCATACGCAATTCTACAAATAGTTTTTAATATCAGATTTAAATCCATTTTAGAAACAATATATACCTTCATCATGAGCTTTGATAAGGCCATGGTTCTGGTCAATCATTTTTCTAAGATCTTCATCACAAGCTTTGATAAACGCATGATTCCCATCAATGGATTTTGGATAGCCCAACCTCTCCATTTCCTTCgcttataaaatatttacaacaaTCCAAATAAATATTCCATTCGATTCAATTCAACTAAAGCAATTAACCACTAATCATGTTTTTAATGATAACAAgagtaataataatgaaatatacaAAGCATTTAtcactaaataaaaataatattaagatggaacaaatcattaaataaaaatatgaacataaaGATTAAAACCTTAACAAACGAGCCTCTATGCTTTCTGTTGTTTGTGATTCAAGGGAAAGAAGAGAGCTATAATACCTGATATGATCTTCTTTCCCTTTCCATGCAGATTTTTGATTTAGTGTTTGTGCCGACTGGGTGAAAGAACACCAAATTTCTGATTTTTCCTTTTGGAGTTTAGgaaaattaaagataaacaatAACAGTATTTATCTCTAATAAATGATCTTAGCCaaaacaaaccctaaaccctaaccgcGACGGCTAATTCCAATGGGAAACCGTAAGTGCGCGGCCACAAACATGTTGGGCTGTGGATTTGGACTTGATTTAGGATCTTTCACCATGCATTGACCGAACCGAATTTTACCCTTCTCTGTACTAGCATCAGCTTTGAACTCTTCGGCCTGCTTGGTATGAACGGGAACAAATAATAGTTAAGCgataaagtaaaaaagaaaaatactttgattcaattgtagaaatttaatttactaaaatatataaaaaatttaatttttttattttttattttttcctctttATTGGTAATGTCATTTTTAGATAAATTcacttcaattaaataaattacaaaatcacAAGATTGCTTAggtattttggattttaaataaattaaatttttattgaattttttggtaccatatttacaaataatacgtttaaaaaataaaaataaaaatataattatttaatttaataatattcataattaatattttaatatttattaaaaggaatataaattttcaatacataaaataaaattgaagtaaaaattatgttataaaatgaaattgattAAAAGTTTATAATGGAGAATCtacaaatgtaatttttttataaattacaaaaaatttcttatttcattaaaaatttcaatctTAAAAGTAAGAATAAAAGCATACCAAATTGTTTAAATATATAGTTGGGatctattatatttaataaataatatgtaagctttttttacaaaataactcaaattttaaaGGCTGAATATATCATTTAGTCCTTAGTTCGATACTTAaggtacttgtatttttttttgtccaatgtGGTAGCTATGTTTAACGATAGTTATACATTTCAGTACCCACGGGTAATGATATTTatctttttagtgtttaatttgggttttaggttgatttgatgaaaaaccAATTGGTAATATTATTAGGTTTGagttttcatgattttgttaataaaataaaattagtattaatTGTGATTTTGTTTAatcttatatttaatttgttaaatacaaTACAATGACCGTGATTTTTTTCGGGTTTTagaattgatttgataaattttattaccaatattattagtaaattatgatttttcataaaatcaactttaaaactcgaattaaatactaaaaagttaACACTGTTACTTTcatatactaaaatatataacttCTATCAAATACATGTATCActttgaatagaaaaataaacacatgtaCCACATTAAAAAAGAAGTGTCAAACACAGACACCAAATAATGTATTAAACCAAATTTAAATTATTGGTTAATAACTTAATCAAACAGGAAAAAAATCATAGGGTACTAATTCtgcaaataattataattattcaattgaaCGATTTTCTAAAACTGCTAATAGGGACCAAATTGCatttacatcaaatttgacaatacttcaaataaatataatcattATTGGCTGCATATATAATCTTGAAACCTTGAAAATcttcaattttcgtttttttcattttcactcaTTAGTTTACGACTATGGTATTAACGTCGATGATGTCCTTTTTCAATGAAGGATACATTATTTTTCTACATCCTAAAATTACATGCAACCTTACATTTTTTATGCCCATGAATTCCggagaaatatatattttttaaaagaataccatgtttttttttaatttgtaacatGTATAAAGATATTAATTTATACATCTAGTTTTTCTTAAACCTTGTTAGGCCACACCATTattgttcattttctttttagtcactcaactattaatttttttaatttggttattgACGGTGGCATATGTGAACTGaaatatgcaaatatatataatcaCGTGAGATGTGTACTGCTAGTGTACaggttaaattgtaataaattgtgTTACAACGGAACACTGAGAGTATTCTAAGACTCAAACCCAAAAGAGATCATGCAAAATagagaaaagaacaaaaataacatgCAAGAGAAAGTCTATCGAGTTACTAAAGCTGCAAATTAGTACAATAGTCCAAAACAAATGATTTTCTAACTATTTCTAAAAAGCAATTAAGCATCAAAACTTTCAATTAACAGAAAACAATATAGGCAACAATGTGATCGTTTAGTCTTCATGTCAGCAATGAAATTACACCTAAGGGATTCTATTGGCAGTTTCTTCACTCAACAAATTTTAGCTCTCGGTCTCAATTTaatcaaacaaagaacttaatcaAATTATCCTCTTGGTCTTACTCAATTAACGCAGACTAAATGACTACTTGATAGATTCTCCTTTCAGTCTTTCCTATCTAAATTTTCACTTAGAGTTATCAATTCCAAATTTTTACAGTTTATTCAAATTAGTTCAAATTGTGCAATTGATTATTTAAGCATAAATTCACATGCTAACAATCCAATCACCCAATGAATATAGAACATATCCATAgcataattaaacaaaaaaaatcaattttatattattaaaacaaattaaagggATGAAATTGAATAGGTTGAAAAATGATTAGTAATATGTAGATAATTCTTGATTCCAAAGGTAGAATCACTTCAGTCTAAAAAAAATCTTGAAAGCCCAATGTTGATTTCATCAACTGAAATGAAAAGTACATACAAAATTGAAAAGTTTGAATGTAGAGAAAAACTAACCTAGAAATTACAGATAGGCCCCTATACTATTCTATGCTAACACTATCAGCCAAGAGTAAAAGTTACTCTAAAAACTATCTAATTCCTCTTTCAACTGGTTGAGTTTCGGCTGGTTTATAAAGGAAAATATTAGACCTTCAATTACAATTTTTTCCTTAATATTAAATCCAAACACAACAAGTTTGACCAAAAGTTCTTCATATTGCCCTTCCTCAATCTCAGTTGGTTTGGTTGTTTCGAATATGACATCGTGAAACTGAGAATATGATGTTGCGAACATTGCTACTTAGAGGGTCTTAGGTCACGATGCCACAAGTTTGATGTCATGGCCTTGCAAGTTAGGGGGTTTAGTGTCACGACATCACAAGTTCAATATTGCTACACCAAGGTGTAAAAATAGaacgtcggtaatgacaatatatcacaacgaaaagagaaataaaaataaagaacacacagatttttacgtagAAACCTTTTCGGGGAAAAATCACGGACaggggagaagaaaattcactatgtcgaatttgaatgattacaagaggagtttcaactacatctatttataggttgagaaaacctaattctaatcaaagtcgaatatattatgttaataaatgctaaatatattacactcataaatactaaatcttctagaaagaagatatattttgtttaacttgacttgcaactaatctcttagaatttgggtcacacaactctaacaatctccaccttgacacgaattctcaacgaacaagtttttCACCTCTTCTATAAAActccttaagggtttaacttcaacaatgaacaccaaccaattctaagcaatactcaaacttggttataggaaatGACTTAGTCAttatatctgcaggattttcatgagtactaattttggtcacaacaatatcaccacgagcaataatatcacgaacaaaatgatagcaaacatcaatgtgttttgttctctcacgaaacatttgatcttttgtaaggaagatggcactctgactgtcacaaaccactgtattgatttgaaggtcttcattgagttcactaaatagtcccttcaaccaaatagcttctttacaagccttagtaatagccatgtactcagcttcagtggtagacaaagcggcTGTTGTTTGCAAAgaggctttccaactaattgcacaaccttcaattgtaaagacataacctgtgagagatcttcttctatcaaggtcttcagcaaaatcaacatcaacataccaaatgactccatctctagttctccaaactgtaagcaaacatcagtagtacctcgtaagtatcttaagaTCCACTGAActgatttctaatttttttattgggattcgccatgtatctgctaactacactgactgcatatgataaatctagacgcgaacaaaccatagcatacatgagagatcccactgcactagagtatcgaacatgtgacatgtactcaatctcatcatctgattgtggtgGCAAAGCAgatgaaagtttgaaatgggcTACTAAATAAGTATTAAcaagcttagcactctgcatattgaacctgcaaagaactttctcaatttaCCCCTTCTgaattaggtacaatttacttacttttctatctttgagaatcttcataccaagtatcttttttgctagtcccaaatctttcatctcaaattcttcacttagttaggctttgacctttcttatcactcatttatcttttgttgctatcaacatgtcatcaacataaaggagtagatacacaaaagaaccatcactgttttttttaaagtaaacacAAATGCCAAAACCACTTCTTTTTAAATCATGataagtcataaaggaatcaaacctcttgtttCACTGTCTTGGTGGCTGTTTCaaactgtaaagggactttttcagtaaGCAAACACAGTCCTATTTttttgagactgtaaaaccctctggttgttgcatgtaaatatcctcctcaagttctccatgcaaaaatgtagtttttatATCGAACTGcttaagctccaaatcatgcatggccataaTACCAAGTAAAGCTCAAAAAACATATTTAATGGATTTCGGTTCCAATTTTCTATTATCAACATGAgtatacgcaggacacccaaagatctttaaatcagaat
Coding sequences within it:
- the LOC107916067 gene encoding factor of DNA methylation 4 isoform X1, translating into MERERRSYQEMERLGYPKSIDGNHAFIKACDEDLRKMIDQNHGLIKAHDEEMERIKQMADDMFTMEQESMGHCFPHKRRKIEKLLLMSEIINLRHNKMMNEMALLEADERMSILAQEHQTEKDEFERRIKELERKVDDKRVEEVEIQSLKEEIKVKPKVEAIEEEEVKVKEEEA
- the LOC107916067 gene encoding factor of DNA methylation 4 isoform X2; its protein translation is MERLGYPKSIDGNHAFIKACDEDLRKMIDQNHGLIKAHDEEMERIKQMADDMFTMEQESMGHCFPHKRRKIEKLLLMSEIINLRHNKMMNEMALLEADERMSILAQEHQTEKDEFERRIKELERKVDDKRVEEVEIQSLKEEIKVKPKVEAIEEEEVKVKEEEA